Proteins from one Pagrus major chromosome 1, Pma_NU_1.0 genomic window:
- the fgfbp2b gene encoding fibroblast growth factor-binding protein 2b: MRARMRVLLLFVAATVCVSHAQTNNSSNDNKQQQQQQQQRSIWDEPIRFSTKTKDTCTMVVSGAGDYTRLRVTCKGPSQGQTPGRSYYCDFQGKPNLCRAYNLNPRHYFTQMMWDMRKLSHACQGPKVYRPQMCKKYPDEAQMTFLASWPKTTTPKPSKPVQEQRKPVVPAQSKPVSTPKPVKPQPQPAKPQPGKGPQTKKTTTKPGKTTTRPTEQPDSKASRMASEYCWKSFHGVCSYFISWFQN, encoded by the coding sequence ATGAGAGCCAGGATGAGAGTGTTGCTGTTGTTCGTGGCAGCGACTGTTTGCGTGTCGCATGCTCAgaccaacaacagcagcaacgacaacaagcagcagcagcagcagcagcagcaacgcaGCATCTGGGATGAGCCCATCCGATTCAGCACCAAGACCAAAGACACCTGCACCATGGTGGTGTCCGGAGCCGGGGACTATACTCGCCTTCGTGTCACCTGCAAGGGTCCAAGCCAGGGCCAGACCCCAGGACGCTCCTACTACTGCGACTTCCAGGGCAAACCCAACCTGTGCCGCGCCTACAACCTCAACCCTCGCCACTACTTCACCCAGATGATGTGGGACATGAGGAAGCTGAGCCACGCTTGCCAGGGACCCAAAGTCTACCGCCCACAGATGTGCAAGAAATACCCCGACGAGGCCCAGATGACCTTCCTGGCCTCCTGGCCCAAGACCACCACCCCAAAACCCTCCAAACCTGTCCAGGAGCAGCGTAAACCAGTGGTGCCCGCCCAGTCCAAACCCGTCAGTACTCCTAAACCTGTCAAGCCCCAACCTCAGCCCGCCAAGCCCCAGCCAGGCAAGGGCCCCCAGACCAAGAAGACTACCACCAAGCCTGGGAAGACCACTACTCGTCCCACAGAGCAGCCCGACTCCAAAGCATCACGCATGGCCTCCGAGTACTGCTGGAAGAGCTTCCACGGCGTCTGCAGCTACTTCATCAGCTGGTTCCAGAACTGA
- the LOC140993439 gene encoding fibroblast growth factor-binding protein 1-like, translated as MLLLSTFTPWLLLAFLGQQVSLSSAARNKNRGTVTASPGRAQRSGSKSAASGKGKFSITADKMQCTWAAKDVADAVRLTVKCENPEARIIGGTTDLECQYNGKPKLCPAYESNPQGFWKQVTRAFKRHQGKVCKDDRALVKAVMCKRAPRDVHFKLDIDSAVASAQSGGYPEIPPPPPPRSTSTPNASAVGPTGPTACQRKAEEHCSSSWASLCTFFFSMLQNDEC; from the coding sequence ATGTTGCTGCTTAGCACGTTCACTCCCTGGTTGCTGTTGGCCTTCCTCGGGCAGCAGGTCTCGCTGTCCTCCGCTGCGCGCAACAAGAACCGGGGGACCGTGACCGCATCCCCCGGCAGAGCGCAGAGGAGCGGGAGCAAGTCTGCAGCGAGCGGCAAGGGGAAGTTCTCCATCACTGCGGACAAGATGCAGTGCACCTGGGCTGCGAAAGACGTCGCGGACGCGGTGAGGCTGACGGTCAAGTGCGAGAACCCGGAGGCGCGCATCATAGGTGGCACCACAGACCTGGAGTGTCAGTACAACGGCAAACCTAAGCTCTGCCCGGCCTACGAGTCCAACCCGCAGGGCTTCTGGAAGCAGGTGACCCGCGCCTTCAAGAGGCATCAGGGAAAAGTGTGCAAGGACGACCGCGCGCTGGTGAAGGCCGTCATGTGTAAGCGCGCACCCCGGGATGTGCACTTCAAGCTGGACATCGACAGCGCCGTCGCCTCCGCTCAGTCCGGAGGATACCCGGAGATCCCCCCACCCCCGCCCCCtcgctccacctccacccccaaCGCCTCTGCTGTGGGTCCGACCGGTCCGACAGCCTGCCAGAGGAAGGCCGAGGAGCACTGCAGCAGTTCATGGGCCAGTCTGtgcactttctttttctccatgCTGCAGAACGACGAGTGTTAG
- the anxa5b gene encoding annexin A5b encodes MASRGTMKASGNFNASADADALYKSMKGLGTDEDAILQLLTARSNSQRQEIKVTYKTLFGKDLVDDLKGELGGKFETLIVGLMTPPLAYDVTLLRNAIKGAGTDEKVLVEVLASRTCQQVKEIVAAYRQEYDDDLEEDVCGDTSGHFKRLLVILLQANRQKGIQEGNIESDAQVLFQAGEKKFGTDEQTFVTVLGNRSAEHLRKVFDAYMKLSGYEMEESIKRETSGPLRDLLLAVVKCARSVPAYFAETLYYAMKGLGTDDETLIRVMVSRSEVDMMDIRTDFRRMFPCSLFSMIKGDTGGDYRKALLLLCGGDDA; translated from the exons ATG GCCAGCAGAGGAACCATGAAAGCCAGCGGAAACTTCAACGCCAGTGCAGATGCTGATGCTCTGTACAAGTCGATGAAAGGGCTGG GGACCGATGAGGATGCCATCTTGCAGCTGTTGACTGCTCGCAGCAACTCCCAGAGGCAGGAGATCAAGGTCACCTACAAGACTCTGTTTGGCAAG GATCTGGTGGATGACCTGAAGGGAGAGCTGGGTGGTAAATTTGAGACCCTGATCGTGGGTCTGATGACCCCACCCCTCGCTTACGATGTGACATTACTCCGCAACGCCATCAAG GGGGCGGGAACAGACGAGAAGGTGCTGGTGGAGGTCCTCGCCTCCAGAACATGTCAGCAGGTGAAGGAAATCGTCGCTGCTTATAGACAAG AGTATGATGACGACCTGGAGGAGGATGTTTGTGGTGACACCTCAGGTCACTTCAAGAGACTTCTGGTTATTCTGCTGCAG GCGAACAGGCAGAAGGGGATCCAGGAGGGAAACATCGAGAGTGATGCTCAG GTCCTCTTCCAGGCAGGAGAGAAGAAGTTTGGCACTGATGAACAAACATTTGTCACCGTCCTGGGAAACCGCAGCGCAGAACACCTCAGGAAAG TATTTGACGCTTACATGAAGTTGTCTGGATACGAGATGGAGGAGAGCATCAAGAGGGAAACATCTGGACCCCTGAGAGATCTGCTGCTGGCCGTGG tgAAGTGTGCCAGGAGCGTTCCAGCCTATTTTGCTGAGACCCTTTACTACGCAATGAAG ggTCTAGGAACTGATGATGAGACCCTGATCAGAGTGATGGTGAGTCGCAGTGAGGTGGACATGATGGACATCAGAACTGACTTCAGGAGGATGTTCCCCTGCTCCCTGTTTTCCATGAtcaag GGAGATACCGGCGGTGACTACAGAAAGGCCTTACTGCTGCTCTGCGGTGGAGACGATGCATAA